In Flavobacterium cerinum, one genomic interval encodes:
- a CDS encoding YqgE/AlgH family protein → MISIKPQKGNLLIAEPSIIGDLSFNRSVILLADHNSEGSVGFILNKPLGYTIHDLIPEINANFKIYNGGPVEQDNLYFIHNVPELITNSVEISNGIYWGGDFELTKELINQGKIKKGNIRFFLGYTGWDSHQLEHELEENAWIVSENSYKNKIIGKPTTHFWKEKIMELGGDYLIWSNAPENPVLN, encoded by the coding sequence ATGATTTCAATTAAGCCTCAAAAAGGAAATCTGCTCATTGCAGAGCCTTCTATAATCGGAGATTTGTCTTTTAACAGATCCGTTATTCTATTGGCCGATCACAACAGCGAAGGCTCAGTAGGATTTATCCTTAATAAACCTTTGGGATATACGATTCATGATCTGATCCCTGAAATTAATGCGAATTTTAAGATTTATAATGGCGGACCTGTGGAGCAGGATAATCTGTATTTTATCCATAATGTCCCGGAACTGATTACGAACAGCGTCGAAATCTCCAATGGAATTTATTGGGGAGGTGACTTTGAGCTGACAAAAGAATTGATTAATCAGGGGAAAATCAAAAAGGGTAATATCCGTTTTTTTCTGGGTTATACCGGATGGGATAGCCATCAGTTAGAACACGAGCTGGAAGAAAATGCGTGGATTGTTAGTGAAAACAGCTACAAAAACAAAATAATCGGTAAGCCCACAACTCATTTCTGGAAAGAAAAAATCATGGAATTAGGTGGCGATTATCTGATTTGGTCCAATGCGCCGGAAAACCCGGTACTCAATTAA
- a CDS encoding HU family DNA-binding protein — MNKSELIDAIAADAGITKAAAKLALESFLNNVEGTLAKGGRVSLVGFGSWSVSKRAAREGRNPQTGKTIKIAAKNVVKFKAGAELEGSVNK, encoded by the coding sequence ATGAACAAATCAGAATTAATCGATGCAATTGCTGCTGATGCAGGTATCACTAAAGCAGCCGCCAAATTAGCTTTGGAATCTTTTTTAAACAATGTTGAAGGTACTTTAGCTAAAGGTGGAAGAGTATCTTTAGTAGGTTTTGGTTCTTGGTCAGTTTCTAAGAGAGCTGCAAGAGAAGGAAGAAATCCTCAAACAGGAAAAACTATCAAAATTGCCGCTAAAAATGTTGTAAAATTCAAAGCGGGAGCTGAGTTAGAAGGTTCAGTAAACAAATAA
- a CDS encoding START-like domain-containing protein: MEGKIKYELEFPIMSSPQLLYQYISTPSGLSEWFADNVNSRGEFFTFIWDDSEEKARLASKKSGEKVKFRWVDDNDKDSEYYFELRILEDEITKDVSLMVVDFAEQGDLHEAKLLWENQISDLKHVIGSA; encoded by the coding sequence ATGGAAGGTAAAATAAAATATGAATTGGAATTCCCGATTATGTCTTCTCCGCAATTATTGTATCAATATATTTCAACACCTTCCGGTTTATCAGAGTGGTTTGCCGATAATGTAAATTCAAGAGGCGAATTTTTCACCTTTATTTGGGACGACTCTGAAGAGAAAGCACGACTGGCTTCTAAAAAGTCAGGTGAGAAAGTAAAATTCCGCTGGGTAGATGATAATGATAAAGACAGCGAATATTATTTTGAATTGCGTATACTGGAAGACGAAATCACAAAAGACGTTTCTTTAATGGTTGTCGATTTCGCCGAACAAGGTGATCTTCATGAAGCGAAATTACTATGGGAAAATCAGATTTCCGATTTGAAACATGTTATCGGTTCTGCCTAA
- a CDS encoding aminotransferase class IV produces the protein MVNYNGAIVENSGITIDGNRGFLYGDAIFETLKVLDGKILFLEDHYFRLMASTRIVRMDLPMNFTMEYFEDQVTRLLAVKTASAAFRVRFTVFRQNGGFYLPTSNETAFLVTAEPLTNPMYAIENSAYEVELFKDFYITKQLLSTLKSTNKIVQITGSIFADENGYSNCLLLNDDKNVTEALQSNLFMLINGQLITPPLADGCLNGIMRKQILALARKIEGLEVIEQSISPFDLQKADELFLTNVIKGIQPITKYRKKEYKTDLATELLKKLNAFVRLN, from the coding sequence ATGGTTAATTATAACGGCGCTATCGTTGAAAATTCCGGAATAACAATCGATGGCAACAGAGGATTCCTTTACGGAGATGCAATTTTTGAAACACTGAAAGTACTGGACGGAAAAATTCTGTTCCTGGAAGATCATTATTTCAGACTAATGGCTTCTACCCGAATCGTTCGAATGGATCTTCCGATGAATTTCACAATGGAATATTTTGAAGACCAGGTGACTCGTTTATTAGCCGTTAAAACCGCTTCCGCTGCTTTCCGCGTACGTTTTACGGTTTTCAGACAAAACGGAGGGTTTTATTTACCAACCAGCAACGAAACGGCTTTTCTGGTAACAGCAGAACCGCTAACAAACCCAATGTATGCAATCGAAAATTCGGCATACGAAGTGGAATTATTCAAAGATTTCTACATCACCAAACAGCTATTATCGACTTTAAAAAGCACGAATAAAATCGTTCAGATTACCGGAAGTATCTTTGCTGATGAAAACGGTTATAGCAACTGCCTACTATTAAATGATGATAAAAATGTTACGGAAGCCTTACAATCGAACCTTTTTATGCTAATAAACGGTCAACTCATCACGCCTCCTTTGGCGGATGGTTGTTTGAACGGAATTATGCGAAAACAAATTCTGGCATTAGCCCGTAAAATTGAGGGATTAGAGGTTATTGAGCAATCTATTTCTCCGTTTGACCTACAAAAAGCAGACGAACTGTTCCTAACAAACGTTATCAAAGGAATTCAACCGATCACAAAATACCGCAAAAAAGAATATAAAACGGATTTAGCGACAGAATTACTAAAAAAGCTAAATGCTTTTGTACGGTTAAATTAA